The proteins below come from a single Arthrobacter crystallopoietes genomic window:
- the lipB gene encoding lipoyl(octanoyl) transferase LipB has protein sequence MSLEFSRIGFAPDFVDYQEGWDLQRRIHSDVVAGTAEGKVLLLEHSPVYTAGKRTEEHEKPFDGTPIINVDRGGKLTWHGPGQLVGYPILALPDPTKVADYVDILEQVLINVLADFGINGSRIEGRSGVWIKDDGDRQDRKIAAIGIRVNHRVTMHGFALNCNNDLAPYAQIIACGITDAGTTSMSVEAGRNISPADVAGRVEEELNKYEAALVKPAGLPENNANTAGTSQPEGALK, from the coding sequence ATGAGCCTTGAGTTTTCCCGGATAGGGTTTGCCCCCGACTTCGTCGACTACCAGGAAGGGTGGGACCTGCAGCGTCGAATCCACAGTGATGTGGTTGCCGGCACCGCTGAGGGCAAAGTCCTCCTGCTGGAGCACAGCCCGGTGTACACGGCCGGCAAACGGACCGAAGAACATGAGAAGCCGTTCGACGGCACGCCCATCATCAACGTGGACCGCGGCGGGAAACTGACTTGGCATGGCCCGGGACAGCTGGTCGGTTATCCGATCCTCGCCCTGCCGGACCCCACCAAGGTTGCCGACTACGTGGACATTCTCGAGCAGGTGCTGATCAACGTACTCGCCGATTTCGGCATCAACGGCTCCCGGATCGAAGGTCGCTCCGGTGTCTGGATCAAGGACGACGGCGACCGGCAGGACCGCAAGATTGCCGCCATCGGCATCCGCGTCAACCACCGCGTGACCATGCACGGCTTCGCGCTGAACTGCAATAATGACTTGGCCCCGTATGCCCAGATCATTGCCTGCGGCATCACTGACGCCGGCACTACCAGCATGAGTGTAGAAGCGGGACGCAACATCTCCCCCGCCGATGTTGCCGGCCGGGTCGAAGAGGAACTGAACAAGTACGAGGCAGCGCTGGTCAAACCGGCCGGCCTGCCCGAGAACAATGCCAACACAGCTGGCACCAGCCAGCCCGAAGGAGCCCTGAAGTGA